The following are from one region of the Nostoc cf. commune SO-36 genome:
- a CDS encoding phycobiliprotein lyase, producing the protein MDAMEFFQLSAGKWRSQRATHHLAFKRSEIGESDIQVETLDAEHPEIIELCRYHEIDPSLSVGGSRVAWLGTMAWDREGEENHQGKTIFAIVPDSDNPRQGKLLRERGYAEIVPVVGLFHMDDEDGLVLTTEYETMSSIERFWFASPNMRLRTSTVKRFGGFSTASFCSETRMETSVEVASAEEVTKIQGADVLEKRQFYSVLGW; encoded by the coding sequence ATAGACGCAATGGAATTTTTTCAGCTAAGTGCTGGTAAGTGGCGATCGCAACGTGCAACTCATCATCTGGCGTTCAAGCGCTCAGAGATAGGAGAATCGGATATCCAGGTAGAAACTCTGGATGCCGAACATCCAGAAATCATTGAACTGTGCCGATATCATGAGATTGACCCCAGCCTTTCAGTCGGAGGGTCGCGTGTGGCTTGGCTAGGCACAATGGCTTGGGATAGAGAAGGTGAAGAGAATCATCAAGGAAAAACCATATTTGCGATCGTGCCTGATAGCGATAACCCCAGGCAAGGAAAATTACTCCGCGAAAGAGGTTATGCCGAAATCGTCCCTGTAGTCGGTCTTTTTCACATGGATGATGAAGATGGGCTAGTGTTGACAACCGAATACGAAACAATGAGTTCCATTGAGCGATTCTGGTTTGCCAGCCCAAATATGCGACTGCGAACCAGTACAGTTAAACGGTTTGGCGGCTTCAGCACGGCATCATTTTGTAGCGAAACTCGCATGGAAACTTCTGTTGAGGTTGCCAGTGCAGAAGAAGTTACAAAAATACAAGGGGCTGACGTTCTGGAAAAAAGACAGTTTTATTCAGTTTTGGGCTGGTGA
- a CDS encoding phycobilisome rod-core linker polypeptide: MAIPLLTYDPSSQNQRVAAYEVPGDEQPRIFTTDNLLSPSDLDVLIEAAYRQIFFHAFAADRETFLESQLRNGQITVRDFVRGLVLSNTFRKSFYDLNNNYRFVEQVIQRVLGRDPYNEREKIAWSIVVATKGIRGFIDEVLNTEEYLSNFGDSTVPYQRRRILPSQSEGELPFNIKSPRYEAYHRTKLGFPQIIWQVEVRRFLPQERKPKAGDPALFLSMAQSVNATGNTPQRISSFNIDIEKSVPYRQLAGIK; this comes from the coding sequence GTGGCAATTCCTCTGTTAACATACGACCCTTCAAGTCAAAACCAGCGTGTAGCTGCTTATGAAGTACCGGGTGATGAACAGCCCAGGATTTTTACTACAGACAATTTGCTTTCTCCCTCAGATTTAGATGTTCTGATCGAAGCAGCATATCGTCAAATTTTCTTTCATGCCTTTGCTGCCGATCGCGAAACATTCTTAGAGTCCCAACTCCGTAATGGACAGATTACAGTGCGGGACTTTGTTCGAGGCTTGGTGCTTTCCAATACCTTTAGAAAAAGCTTTTACGACCTCAACAATAATTATCGCTTTGTTGAGCAAGTAATTCAGCGCGTTCTAGGCCGCGATCCTTACAACGAGCGGGAAAAAATTGCCTGGTCAATTGTAGTCGCTACCAAGGGTATTAGAGGCTTTATTGATGAAGTCCTCAACACTGAAGAGTACCTAAGCAATTTTGGAGACTCCACAGTGCCTTATCAGCGCCGTCGGATACTGCCATCCCAATCTGAAGGTGAGTTGCCATTCAACATCAAATCTCCGCGATATGAAGCTTACCACCGTACCAAACTGGGCTTCCCCCAAATCATTTGGCAGGTCGAAGTACGCAGATTCCTTCCACAAGAGCGAAAGCCCAAAGCAGGCGATCCAGCTCTATTCTTGTCTATGGCACAAAGTGTCAATGCAACAGGCAATACACCACAAAGGATCTCGTCGTTCAATATCGATATCGAAAAGTCTGTACCTTATCGGCAACTGGCAGGAATTAAATAA
- a CDS encoding RluA family pseudouridine synthase — MHCVNTKGDRLDRYLSQELPDLSRSRIQQLIEQGNVQLNDQVCTSKKINVKVGDRITLEIPEVQPLELLAEDIPLDILYEDDQLLILNKPAGLVVHPAPGHPDGTLVNALLAHCPNLPGIGGVQRPGIVHRLDKDTTGAIAIAKTDVAHHHLQAQLKAKTARREYLGVVYGAPKVESGSIDLPIGRHPQDRKKMAIIPVEQGGRAAVTHWQVLERLGNFTLIHFQLETGRTHQIRVHSSKMGHPIVGDRVYGSGHSVGVNLPGQALHAWRLKLLHPISGELIEVTATPPAHFTKLLEMLKRRTTL; from the coding sequence ATACACTGTGTCAACACCAAAGGCGATCGCCTCGACCGTTACCTTTCCCAAGAATTACCAGATTTGTCCCGTTCGCGCATCCAACAGTTAATCGAACAGGGTAATGTTCAACTTAACGATCAAGTTTGCACATCTAAGAAGATCAATGTCAAGGTAGGCGATCGCATCACTCTGGAAATACCAGAAGTTCAACCCCTAGAACTCCTTGCAGAAGATATCCCCTTAGATATCCTTTACGAAGACGACCAGTTACTTATTCTCAACAAACCCGCAGGTTTAGTTGTCCATCCTGCGCCCGGTCATCCAGATGGCACTTTGGTAAATGCACTGTTAGCACACTGTCCCAATTTACCAGGGATTGGCGGAGTGCAACGTCCGGGAATTGTCCATCGATTGGATAAGGATACAACAGGTGCGATCGCGATCGCTAAAACAGATGTTGCCCATCATCATCTACAAGCGCAACTCAAAGCTAAAACCGCACGGCGAGAATACTTGGGTGTAGTTTACGGTGCGCCAAAAGTTGAAAGTGGCAGCATTGACTTACCCATTGGTCGCCATCCCCAAGACCGCAAGAAAATGGCGATTATACCCGTTGAACAAGGCGGACGAGCCGCCGTCACTCACTGGCAAGTATTAGAACGCCTTGGTAACTTCACTTTAATTCACTTTCAATTAGAAACTGGACGCACCCATCAAATCCGCGTCCATAGTAGCAAAATGGGTCATCCTATTGTTGGCGATCGAGTTTATGGTTCTGGTCATTCCGTGGGGGTAAATTTGCCCGGTCAAGCACTGCACGCTTGGCGGCTAAAATTGCTGCATCCTATTTCTGGGGAGTTGATTGAAGTGACAGCTACTCCTCCCGCCCATTTCACAAAACTTTTGGAGATGCTAAAAAGACGAACTACACTTTAA
- a CDS encoding DUF952 domain-containing protein, with product MNTILHITKRQQWEQAKNLGTYRADSLDSEGFIHCSKSTQILKVAKRFFNSQKDLVLLFINSDKVQAEIRYEPAEIGELFPHIYGELNIDAVYQVTDFEAKEDGLFELPQEVIDLEL from the coding sequence ATGAATACTATCCTCCACATCACCAAACGCCAACAATGGGAACAAGCAAAAAATCTCGGTACATATCGCGCTGATTCATTAGACAGTGAAGGTTTTATACATTGTTCAAAATCAACACAAATACTCAAGGTTGCAAAGAGATTTTTTAATAGTCAAAAAGACTTGGTACTACTTTTTATTAATTCTGATAAAGTACAAGCTGAAATTCGCTATGAACCTGCTGAAATAGGAGAATTATTTCCTCATATTTATGGTGAGTTAAATATTGATGCTGTGTATCAAGTGACTGATTTTGAAGCTAAGGAAGATGGTTTATTTGAATTGCCGCAAGAAGTTATAGATTTAGAATTATGA
- a CDS encoding KGK domain-containing protein produces the protein MSNICQLLDFGADVLLFNKDTYIVSRFKELISENFNQKFRTQLREHHSDFSVSGIFNRLCINEVNFKVEDITWQSSSEGINCKVFRVGSTNWQGGKLRIKVSTGIVSPLMYKQDAKLNIIVVLEFYSDNPNEPESPLDDIRKMIQAEAT, from the coding sequence ATGAGCAATATCTGCCAACTCTTAGACTTTGGTGCCGATGTTTTGTTATTTAATAAAGATACATATATCGTTAGTAGATTCAAAGAATTGATATCTGAAAATTTTAACCAGAAATTTCGTACACAATTAAGAGAGCATCATAGTGATTTCTCTGTTTCAGGAATTTTTAACCGATTGTGCATAAACGAAGTCAATTTTAAAGTTGAAGATATCACATGGCAATCTTCTAGCGAAGGCATCAACTGTAAAGTTTTCAGAGTTGGCTCTACAAACTGGCAAGGAGGGAAACTCAGAATAAAAGTATCTACAGGAATCGTTTCTCCATTGATGTACAAGCAAGATGCCAAACTGAACATTATTGTAGTGTTAGAATTTTATTCTGATAATCCTAATGAACCTGAATCGCCTTTAGATGATATTCGTAAAATGATACAAGCAGAAGCAACATGA
- a CDS encoding thioredoxin-like domain-containing protein — protein sequence MIPRVRAPELPQNYSWLNTDKPFSVKELKGRVVILDFWTYCCINCLHILPNLKYLEQKYKDSLTVIGVHSAKFDNEKETENIRQAILRYDIEHPVVVDRGFRIWEEYAVRAWPTLIIIDPEGYVIGQISGEGNRDTLDELIQKLIQQHQDKGTINFQEISLTLEKQRQPLITPLAFPGKVLATPMGLFIADSGHHRLVVSSFNGEILHLIGTGKSGLTDGSFSEAQFFAPQGMAYDGENEIIYVADTENHALRRVDLKRQVVEAIAGTGEQSRNIRPHGGAGLETALNSPWDLVKVGNTLFIAMAGPHQIWQMDLETGIIKTYAGTGAEACIDGSLTESAFAQPSGITNNGQELYIADSEVSSIRSVGIVEPYQVRTVCGSGDLFGFGDVDGQGDDVRLQHCLGVEYAQNFLWVADTYNHKIKLVSPSGNCQTVLGDGSTGLHDGQGKNSRFFEPSGLSVLSSHLYIADTNNHAIRCVDLDTFKVTTLEFPGLCAPDVCIPPNL from the coding sequence ATGATTCCCCGTGTCAGAGCGCCCGAATTACCACAAAATTACTCTTGGCTCAACACCGATAAACCTTTTTCTGTTAAAGAACTCAAGGGTAGAGTCGTAATTTTGGACTTTTGGACATACTGCTGTATTAATTGTCTGCATATTCTGCCAAATCTGAAATATTTAGAACAAAAATATAAAGATAGCCTTACCGTTATCGGCGTCCATTCTGCCAAATTTGACAACGAAAAAGAAACAGAAAATATTCGCCAAGCTATCCTGCGCTACGACATTGAACATCCAGTTGTAGTTGACAGAGGTTTTCGGATTTGGGAAGAGTATGCTGTGCGTGCCTGGCCTACTTTAATAATTATTGATCCAGAAGGTTATGTGATTGGCCAGATTTCTGGTGAAGGAAATCGTGACACTTTAGACGAGTTAATTCAAAAGTTAATTCAGCAACATCAAGACAAAGGGACAATTAATTTTCAAGAAATCAGCTTGACTTTAGAAAAACAGCGCCAACCATTAATTACACCTCTAGCTTTTCCAGGAAAAGTTCTAGCTACTCCAATGGGTTTGTTTATCGCTGATTCTGGACATCACCGCCTAGTTGTGAGTAGCTTCAACGGGGAAATTCTGCACTTGATTGGGACTGGAAAATCTGGTTTAACCGATGGTAGTTTTAGTGAAGCACAATTTTTTGCACCGCAGGGAATGGCTTATGATGGCGAAAATGAGATTATTTATGTTGCTGATACAGAAAATCATGCGCTGCGGCGAGTTGATTTAAAGCGTCAAGTAGTGGAAGCGATCGCAGGAACTGGTGAACAAAGCCGCAATATCCGTCCTCATGGCGGTGCTGGTTTAGAAACCGCGCTGAATTCGCCTTGGGATTTAGTAAAAGTGGGAAATACACTGTTTATTGCAATGGCTGGGCCGCATCAAATTTGGCAAATGGATTTAGAAACTGGTATTATCAAAACTTATGCTGGTACTGGTGCAGAAGCTTGTATTGATGGTTCGCTTACCGAATCTGCTTTTGCTCAACCTAGCGGTATTACTAATAATGGGCAAGAATTATATATTGCTGACAGTGAAGTTAGTTCAATTCGTAGTGTAGGAATTGTAGAACCCTATCAAGTGCGAACTGTTTGCGGTAGCGGCGATTTATTTGGTTTTGGCGATGTAGATGGACAAGGTGATGATGTTCGTTTGCAACATTGTTTAGGAGTGGAATACGCGCAAAATTTTTTGTGGGTGGCAGATACCTATAACCATAAAATTAAATTAGTTAGTCCCAGTGGAAATTGTCAAACAGTTTTAGGAGATGGTTCTACTGGTTTACACGATGGTCAAGGTAAGAATAGCCGATTTTTTGAACCTTCGGGATTGAGCGTTTTGAGTTCACATTTATATATTGCTGATACTAATAACCATGCTATTCGTTGCGTAGATTTGGATACTTTTAAGGTGACAACGCTGGAATTTCCTGGTTTGTGTGCGCCAGATGTTTGTATTCCACCTAATTTATAG
- the psaA gene encoding photosystem I core protein PsaA yields MTISPPEREEKKARVIVDNDPVPTSFERWAQPGHFDRTLARGPKTTTWIWNLHALAHDFDTHTSDLEDISRKIFSAHFGHLAVVMVWLSGMIFHGAKFSNYEAWLSDPLNVRPSAQVVWPIVGQDILNGDVGGGFHGIQITSGLFQVWRGWGITNSFQLYVTAIGGLVLAGLFLFAGWFHYHKRAPKLEWFQNVESMLNHHLQILLGCGSLGWAGHLIHVSNPTNKLLDAGVALKDIPLPHEFILNKDLLTELYPSFAAGLAPFFTLNWGQYADILTFKGGLNPVTGGLWMTDIAHHHLAIAVLFIIAGHQYRTNWGIGHSIKEILENHKGPFTGEGHKGLYENLTTSWHAQLATNLAFLGSLTIIIAHHMYAMPPYPYLATDYATQLCIFTHHMWIGAFCIVGGAAHAAIFMVRDYDPVVNQNNLLDRVIRHRDAIISHLNWVCIFLGFHSFGLYIHNDTMRALGRPQDMFSDTAIQLQPVFAQWVQNIHTLAPGGTAPNALEPVSYAFGGGILAVGGKVAMMPIALGTADFLIHHIHAFQIHVTVLILLKGVLFARSSRLIPDKANLGFRFPCDGPGRGGTCQVSGWDHVFLGLFWMYNTISIVIFHFSWKMQSDVWGTVDAAGNVTHITGGNFAQSAITINGWLRDFLWAQATQVINSYGSALSAYGLLFLGAHFVWAFSLMFLFSGRGYWQELIESIVWAHNKLKVAPAIQPRALSIIQGRAVGVAHYLLGGIATTWAFFHAHILSVG; encoded by the coding sequence ATGACAATAAGTCCTCCGGAGCGAGAGGAAAAAAAGGCAAGAGTAATCGTCGATAATGACCCAGTTCCAACCTCATTCGAGAGATGGGCGCAACCTGGACACTTTGACAGAACCTTAGCCAGAGGTCCCAAAACCACCACATGGATTTGGAACCTGCACGCACTCGCCCATGATTTTGATACACATACAAGCGATTTAGAAGACATTTCCCGCAAGATATTCTCAGCCCACTTCGGCCACCTAGCCGTAGTGATGGTTTGGTTGAGCGGGATGATATTCCACGGCGCGAAGTTTTCTAACTACGAAGCTTGGTTAAGCGATCCGTTGAACGTTAGACCTAGTGCCCAAGTCGTTTGGCCCATTGTTGGACAAGACATTTTAAACGGTGATGTTGGCGGTGGTTTCCACGGTATTCAAATCACCTCCGGTTTGTTCCAAGTATGGCGTGGCTGGGGGATCACAAACTCCTTCCAGCTTTATGTAACTGCGATCGGTGGCTTGGTATTAGCAGGCTTATTCTTATTTGCCGGCTGGTTCCACTACCACAAACGCGCTCCCAAACTGGAATGGTTCCAAAATGTGGAATCAATGCTGAACCACCACTTGCAAATCTTGCTAGGTTGTGGTTCCTTGGGATGGGCAGGCCACTTAATCCACGTGTCCAATCCGACCAACAAGCTTTTGGATGCAGGCGTTGCTCTCAAAGACATCCCCTTGCCCCACGAGTTCATCTTGAACAAAGACTTGTTGACCGAGTTGTATCCCAGCTTTGCTGCTGGTTTAGCACCTTTCTTCACCTTGAATTGGGGTCAGTATGCTGACATCCTTACCTTCAAGGGCGGTCTAAACCCAGTAACTGGTGGCTTGTGGATGACTGACATTGCTCATCACCACTTAGCGATCGCAGTTCTCTTTATCATTGCTGGTCATCAGTACCGTACCAACTGGGGTATTGGTCACAGCATTAAAGAGATCCTAGAAAACCACAAAGGTCCTTTCACCGGTGAAGGTCACAAAGGTCTCTACGAAAACCTGACCACATCCTGGCACGCTCAGTTGGCTACTAACCTGGCCTTCTTGGGTTCGCTGACCATCATCATCGCGCATCACATGTACGCGATGCCTCCCTATCCATATTTGGCAACTGACTATGCTACGCAGTTGTGCATTTTCACCCACCACATGTGGATTGGTGCATTCTGTATAGTCGGCGGTGCGGCTCACGCTGCAATCTTCATGGTGCGGGATTACGATCCAGTTGTGAACCAAAACAACTTATTGGATCGGGTGATTCGTCACCGAGATGCGATTATTTCTCACCTTAACTGGGTGTGTATCTTCCTCGGCTTCCATAGCTTTGGACTTTACATCCATAACGATACAATGCGTGCCTTGGGGCGTCCCCAAGATATGTTCTCTGATACTGCAATTCAATTGCAGCCAGTGTTTGCTCAGTGGGTACAAAACATCCACACCTTAGCTCCTGGTGGTACTGCCCCCAACGCGCTAGAACCCGTTAGCTATGCTTTCGGCGGTGGAATTTTGGCTGTAGGCGGTAAGGTAGCGATGATGCCTATTGCTTTGGGTACGGCGGACTTCTTAATCCACCATATTCACGCATTCCAAATCCACGTTACTGTCCTAATTCTGCTCAAAGGTGTACTGTTTGCCCGTAGCTCTCGTCTGATTCCAGACAAAGCAAACTTGGGCTTCCGCTTCCCCTGCGACGGCCCTGGTCGTGGCGGTACCTGTCAAGTTTCTGGTTGGGACCATGTGTTCCTCGGACTTTTCTGGATGTACAACACAATATCCATTGTAATTTTCCACTTCAGCTGGAAAATGCAATCAGATGTGTGGGGAACTGTAGATGCAGCCGGGAATGTGACTCACATCACTGGTGGTAACTTTGCCCAAAGCGCTATTACCATCAACGGTTGGTTGCGAGACTTCTTGTGGGCACAAGCTACACAAGTCATCAATTCATACGGCAGCGCGCTATCTGCTTATGGACTACTCTTCTTAGGCGCTCACTTTGTCTGGGCATTCAGCTTGATGTTCCTGTTCAGTGGTCGCGGCTACTGGCAAGAACTGATTGAGTCCATTGTTTGGGCGCATAACAAACTGAAGGTAGCACCAGCAATTCAGCCTCGCGCTCTGAGTATTATTCAGGGTCGAGCTGTAGGGGTAGCTCACTACCTCTTAGGAGGAATTGCCACAACTTGGGCATTCTTCCATGCACACATCCTTTCAGTAGGGTAG
- the psaB gene encoding photosystem I core protein PsaB: MATKFPKFSQDLAQDPTTRRIWYAIATGNDFETHDGMTEENLYQKIFATHFGHLAIIFLWASSLLFHVAWQGNFEQWIKDPLHIRPIAHAIWDPHFGKPAIEAFTQAGASNPVNIAYSGVYHWWYTIGMRTNSELYTGSVGLLLLAAVFLFAGWLHLQPKYRPSLAWFKSAEPRLNHHLAGLFGVSSLAWAGHLIHVAIPESRGQHVGWDNFLNTPPHPAGLTPFFTGNWGVYAQNPDTPGHIFSTSQGAGTAILTFLGGFHPQTEALWLTDMAHHHLAIAVIFIVAGHQYRTNFGIGHSIKEMLNSKSGLVPGTKSEGQFNLPHQGLYDTYNNSLHFQLGIHLAALGTVTSLVAQHMYAMPPYAFIAKDYTTQASLYTHHQYIAGFLILGAFAHGAIFWVRDYDPEQNKGNVLERVLQHKEAIISHLSWVSLFLGFHTLSLYVHNDVVVAFGTPEKQILIEPVFAQFIQAAHGKVLYGLDTLLSNPDSIANTAWPNYANVWLPGWLDAINAGTNSLFLTIGPGDFLVHHAIALGLHTTTLILVKGALDARGSKLMPDKKDFGYAFPCDGPGRGGTCDISAWDSFYLATFWMLNTLGWVTFYWHWKHLGIWQGNVAQFNENSTYLMGWFRDYLWANSAQLINGYNPYGVNNLSVWAWMFLFGHLVWATGFMFLISWRGYWQELIETLVWAHERTPLANLVRWKDKPVALSIVQGRVVGLAHFTVGYVLTYAAFLIASTAGKFG; the protein is encoded by the coding sequence ATGGCGACAAAATTTCCGAAATTTAGCCAGGATCTCGCACAGGATCCGACGACTCGTCGGATATGGTATGCGATCGCTACAGGCAACGATTTTGAAACCCATGATGGCATGACGGAAGAAAATCTTTACCAAAAGATTTTCGCAACTCACTTCGGTCACTTGGCAATCATCTTCCTGTGGGCATCCAGCCTCCTGTTCCACGTGGCCTGGCAAGGTAACTTTGAACAGTGGATTAAAGATCCCCTTCACATCCGTCCCATCGCTCACGCGATTTGGGATCCCCACTTTGGTAAACCAGCGATCGAAGCTTTTACCCAAGCGGGTGCTAGTAATCCGGTAAATATTGCTTACTCTGGTGTTTACCACTGGTGGTACACCATCGGTATGCGGACAAACAGTGAACTGTACACTGGTTCAGTTGGTCTGTTGTTGTTGGCAGCGGTGTTCTTGTTCGCTGGCTGGCTGCACTTGCAACCCAAGTACCGTCCTAGCTTGGCATGGTTTAAGAGCGCTGAACCCCGCCTAAACCACCACTTAGCAGGTTTGTTTGGTGTTAGTTCTTTGGCTTGGGCTGGTCACTTAATTCACGTTGCGATCCCCGAATCTCGCGGACAGCACGTAGGTTGGGATAACTTCCTCAACACCCCACCCCATCCAGCAGGTTTGACACCTTTCTTCACCGGTAACTGGGGTGTTTATGCTCAAAACCCTGACACTCCTGGGCATATATTCAGCACATCGCAAGGTGCAGGTACTGCAATTCTGACTTTCTTGGGTGGTTTCCATCCCCAGACAGAAGCTTTGTGGTTGACTGACATGGCTCATCACCACTTAGCGATCGCAGTTATCTTTATAGTTGCCGGACACCAGTACCGGACTAACTTCGGAATTGGTCACAGCATCAAAGAAATGCTGAACTCCAAATCCGGTTTAGTACCTGGTACAAAGAGTGAAGGTCAGTTCAACCTGCCTCACCAAGGGTTGTACGACACCTATAACAACTCGCTGCACTTCCAGTTAGGTATTCATCTAGCTGCTCTGGGAACTGTCACCTCTTTGGTGGCACAGCACATGTACGCCATGCCTCCTTATGCATTTATTGCTAAGGACTACACAACTCAGGCATCGCTGTACACGCACCATCAATATATTGCTGGTTTCCTGATACTTGGTGCTTTTGCTCACGGAGCTATATTTTGGGTACGTGATTACGACCCAGAACAAAACAAGGGCAACGTCCTTGAGCGTGTGTTACAGCACAAAGAAGCGATTATTTCCCACCTTAGCTGGGTATCTCTTTTCTTAGGCTTCCACACCCTCAGCTTGTACGTCCACAACGATGTAGTAGTTGCTTTCGGTACTCCTGAAAAGCAAATCCTGATTGAGCCAGTGTTTGCCCAGTTCATCCAAGCTGCTCATGGTAAAGTACTGTACGGCTTAGACACCTTGCTGTCTAACCCAGATAGTATTGCCAATACAGCATGGCCAAACTACGCTAACGTTTGGTTGCCAGGCTGGTTAGATGCCATCAATGCTGGTACTAACTCCCTGTTCTTGACAATTGGCCCTGGCGACTTCTTGGTTCACCATGCGATCGCTTTGGGTCTGCACACCACCACCTTGATCTTGGTCAAAGGTGCTTTGGATGCCCGTGGTTCTAAGCTGATGCCCGATAAAAAGGACTTCGGCTATGCCTTCCCTTGTGACGGCCCCGGTCGTGGCGGTACTTGCGATATCTCAGCATGGGATTCCTTCTACCTCGCTACATTCTGGATGCTCAACACCCTTGGTTGGGTTACGTTCTACTGGCATTGGAAACATCTAGGTATTTGGCAAGGCAACGTAGCTCAGTTCAATGAGAACTCTACATATCTCATGGGCTGGTTCCGCGATTACCTCTGGGCTAACTCTGCTCAGTTGATTAACGGTTACAACCCGTATGGCGTGAATAACCTGTCTGTCTGGGCTTGGATGTTCTTGTTTGGACACCTAGTTTGGGCTACTGGCTTCATGTTCTTAATCTCCTGGAGAGGTTACTGGCAAGAGTTGATTGAAACCCTAGTTTGGGCACACGAACGCACTCCTCTAGCTAACCTAGTTCGCTGGAAAGATAAGCCCGTGGCTCTGTCTATCGTTCAAGGTCGTGTGGTTGGTCTAGCTCACTTCACTGTTGGCTATGTCTTGACTTACGCTGCATTCTTGATTGCTTCTACTGCTGGTAAGTTCGGTTAA
- a CDS encoding SGNH/GDSL hydrolase family protein: MRDPYLLAAGLLTGLAIPASALPHLSIVLPENSRFLWDLKQGSQAIISTKIINTVDLSLPELSGQGFQTLKSSQPTVSEKNVPSLPEFSSQGLPAPTESLTNPSAQATGLLLTSGNQLYYQRLAALKTGQIYTRVNSDNLRSLWESIKKRQLTYDDWKSLLASEARAIAQGQGANHLSILVGDSLSMWFPREKLPTGKLWLNQGISGDTSSGVLKRLGAFSATRPNVIYIMAGINDLRKGASDETILRNYRRIVRRLRQTHPQAQIIVQSILPTRLPRLSNSRIRHINIQLTVIAKEEGANYLNIYSWFTDMEGNLRPELTTDGLHLSQEGYDVWRSALQQIEYKLTQRQK, translated from the coding sequence ATGAGGGATCCTTATCTGTTGGCAGCAGGCTTGTTAACAGGATTAGCAATACCAGCATCGGCTCTTCCACATCTGTCGATTGTCCTGCCAGAAAATTCTAGATTTTTATGGGATTTAAAACAGGGTTCGCAGGCAATAATCAGTACAAAAATTATCAATACCGTTGATCTCTCCTTACCAGAACTCAGCGGCCAAGGGTTCCAAACCCTAAAAAGTTCGCAGCCAACAGTAAGTGAGAAAAACGTCCCTAGCCTACCAGAATTCAGCAGTCAGGGATTACCAGCCCCAACAGAGTCATTAACCAACCCCAGTGCCCAAGCAACTGGTCTCTTGCTGACATCTGGCAATCAACTTTACTATCAAAGATTAGCGGCTCTGAAAACAGGTCAGATTTATACACGCGTAAATAGTGATAATTTGCGATCATTGTGGGAGTCGATCAAAAAACGTCAACTAACTTATGACGACTGGAAAAGTTTACTAGCTTCAGAAGCCAGAGCGATCGCTCAAGGTCAAGGTGCAAATCATCTAAGTATTTTAGTTGGTGATTCTTTGAGCATGTGGTTTCCCAGAGAAAAACTGCCTACTGGTAAATTGTGGCTGAATCAAGGCATATCTGGAGATACTTCCAGTGGCGTTTTAAAAAGATTGGGAGCATTTTCGGCAACACGGCCAAATGTGATTTACATCATGGCTGGGATTAACGACTTACGAAAAGGCGCTAGTGATGAAACAATTTTGCGTAATTATCGCCGGATTGTCCGGCGTTTACGGCAGACTCACCCACAAGCTCAAATTATTGTCCAATCAATTTTGCCTACTCGCCTACCAAGACTTTCTAACAGCCGCATTCGTCACATCAACATACAACTAACCGTGATTGCCAAAGAAGAAGGCGCTAATTATCTCAATATTTATAGCTGGTTTACGGATATGGAAGGCAATTTGCGCCCAGAGTTAACCACAGATGGGTTGCACTTGTCTCAAGAGGGATATGATGTGTGGCGATCCGCACTACAGCAGATAGAATATAAGCTCACTCAGCGCCAAAAGTGA